The Agrobacterium cucumeris genome has a segment encoding these proteins:
- the hemH gene encoding ferrochelatase: MATELSALPVDHPRITFGKVGVLLVNLGTPDGTDYWPMRRYLAEFLSDKRVIEWSRLYWYPILYGIVLNKRPQKVGKAYEEIWNHERNESYLRTFTRSQGELMAQALKDLPNVVVDWAMRYGQPSIASKIDALKEQGCEKILLFPLYPQYAASTTATVNDKAFEHLMKLRWQPAIRTVPPYHDDPAYIEALATSVKNHLATLDWEPEMLITSFHGIPQSYFKKGDPYYCHCQKTARLLREALGRTDKNFMITFQSRFGPEEWLQPYTDKTVEKLASEGIKRIAVMNPGFVSDCLETLEEIAGEAGEIFLHNGGEKFTHIPCLNDSAEGMNVLEKVVRQELQGWV; encoded by the coding sequence ATGGCGACAGAACTATCCGCACTCCCCGTAGACCATCCCCGTATAACGTTCGGCAAGGTTGGCGTCCTGCTCGTCAATCTCGGCACGCCTGACGGTACGGACTACTGGCCGATGCGCCGTTATCTGGCGGAATTTCTGAGCGACAAGCGCGTCATCGAGTGGTCGCGCCTCTATTGGTATCCGATCCTTTACGGCATCGTTCTCAACAAGCGCCCGCAGAAAGTTGGCAAGGCCTATGAGGAAATCTGGAACCACGAACGTAACGAAAGCTACCTGCGCACCTTCACCCGCAGCCAGGGCGAACTGATGGCACAGGCGTTGAAGGATCTGCCCAACGTCGTCGTCGACTGGGCGATGCGCTACGGCCAGCCTTCCATTGCCTCGAAAATCGACGCTTTGAAGGAGCAGGGTTGCGAAAAAATCCTGCTTTTCCCGCTTTACCCGCAATATGCCGCATCGACCACGGCAACGGTGAACGACAAGGCATTCGAACATCTGATGAAGCTGCGCTGGCAGCCCGCTATTCGCACCGTGCCGCCCTATCACGACGATCCGGCCTATATCGAGGCGCTCGCAACTTCCGTCAAAAACCATCTGGCGACGCTGGACTGGGAGCCGGAGATGCTGATCACCTCCTTCCACGGCATTCCGCAATCCTATTTCAAAAAGGGCGATCCCTATTATTGTCATTGCCAGAAAACCGCACGCCTGCTGCGGGAGGCTCTTGGCCGGACCGACAAAAATTTCATGATCACCTTCCAGTCGCGTTTCGGGCCGGAAGAGTGGTTGCAGCCCTATACCGACAAGACCGTGGAAAAGCTGGCATCCGAGGGCATCAAGCGCATCGCCGTCATGAACCCCGGCTTCGTATCGGATTGTCTTGAGACGCTGGAGGAAATTGCCGGTGAAGCCGGAGAAATCTTCCTGCACAATGGCGGCGAGAAATTCACCCATATTCCGTGTCTTAACGACAGCGCCGAGGGCATGAACGTTCTCGAAAAGGTTGTAAGACAGGAGTTGCAAGGCTGGGTGTAA
- a CDS encoding SPFH domain-containing protein yields MIALGGFDIVVIAAVVLVILVLFAGIKTVPQGHRYTVERFGRYTRTLEPGLNLIVPFFESIGSKMNVMEQVLHIPTQEVITRDNASVSADAVTFYQVLNAAQAAYQISNLQMAIENLTMTNIRSVMGSMDLDELLSNRDAINDRLLRVVDEAVGPWGIKVTRIEIKDIAPPKDLVDSMARQMKAEREKRAQVLEAEGARNAQILRAEGAKQSAILEAEGQREAAFRDAEARERLAEAEANATRMVSEAIAAGNVHAINYFVAQKYTEALAEIGTAKNSKIVLMPMEASALIGSLGGIGTIAREVFGDKGDAPSAPAPAPTRSVPPTRPSPFGSSSER; encoded by the coding sequence ATGATTGCATTGGGCGGTTTCGACATCGTCGTCATAGCGGCGGTTGTTCTGGTTATTCTGGTGCTGTTTGCCGGCATCAAGACCGTGCCGCAGGGGCATCGTTACACGGTTGAACGGTTCGGGCGTTACACCCGCACACTCGAACCCGGCCTGAACCTCATCGTGCCATTCTTCGAAAGCATCGGTTCGAAAATGAATGTCATGGAGCAGGTGCTTCATATTCCAACGCAGGAAGTCATCACCCGCGACAATGCCAGCGTCTCGGCCGACGCCGTCACCTTCTATCAGGTGCTCAATGCCGCACAGGCTGCCTACCAGATTTCAAATCTGCAGATGGCGATCGAAAACCTTACCATGACCAACATCCGCTCGGTGATGGGTTCGATGGACCTCGACGAGTTGCTGTCGAACCGCGATGCCATCAATGACCGACTGCTGCGCGTGGTGGACGAGGCAGTGGGACCATGGGGCATCAAGGTCACCCGCATCGAAATCAAGGACATCGCGCCGCCGAAGGATCTCGTGGATTCCATGGCGCGGCAGATGAAGGCCGAGCGCGAAAAACGCGCGCAGGTGCTGGAAGCCGAAGGCGCCCGCAACGCCCAGATTCTGCGCGCCGAAGGCGCAAAACAATCCGCCATTCTGGAAGCCGAAGGCCAGCGCGAGGCAGCATTCCGGGACGCCGAAGCCCGTGAACGTCTGGCAGAAGCCGAAGCCAATGCCACCCGAATGGTGTCGGAAGCCATCGCCGCCGGCAACGTTCACGCCATCAACTATTTCGTTGCCCAGAAATACACCGAGGCGCTGGCCGAAATCGGCACGGCCAAGAATTCCAAGATCGTGCTGATGCCGATGGAAGCCTCGGCGCTGATTGGTTCACTCGGCGGCATCGGCACCATTGCGAGAGAGGTTTTTGGTGATAAGGGCGATGCGCCATCCGCCCCGGCCCCAGCCCCGACCCGCTCCGTGCCGCCAACCCGGCCTTCCCCCTTCGGTTCCTCATCGGAGAGATAA
- a CDS encoding NfeD family protein: MLQRLATELGPWSWWIVGFVLLAAELIAPGVFLIWIGLAALVIGAVSLLLWDAAYWAWQLQLVLFAALSVAFALLGRKYFGRNRAATDEPFLNQREASLVGRTATLQEPIVEGRGRIRLDDTWWPVNGEDLPAGTRVRIASARGRTLTIEPIDR, translated from the coding sequence ATGCTGCAACGGCTTGCCACTGAGCTGGGACCATGGAGCTGGTGGATCGTCGGCTTTGTGCTGCTGGCCGCCGAGCTCATTGCTCCGGGCGTTTTCCTGATCTGGATCGGCCTTGCCGCGCTGGTCATCGGCGCGGTGTCGCTGCTTTTATGGGATGCGGCATATTGGGCCTGGCAATTGCAGCTGGTGTTGTTTGCCGCGCTCTCCGTCGCCTTTGCCCTGCTCGGCCGGAAATATTTCGGCAGGAACCGGGCCGCCACCGATGAACCGTTCCTCAATCAGCGCGAGGCAAGCCTTGTCGGCCGCACCGCAACGCTGCAGGAGCCAATTGTCGAAGGACGTGGCCGGATAAGGCTGGACGACACGTGGTGGCCGGTAAATGGCGAAGACCTTCCGGCCGGAACCCGCGTGAGGATTGCGTCAGCACGCGGCCGCACGCTGACGATCGAGCCCATAGACCGATAG
- a CDS encoding KpsF/GutQ family sugar-phosphate isomerase produces the protein MITRAVKLVEDNAISSAVRTISMERAGLAALEAALTNGLSEPFCKAIETIGQSNGRLIITGVGKSGHIGAKLAATFASTGTPAFFVHAAEANHGDLGMIGGDDVVLAISKGGESAELRSIINYSRRFSIPLIALTCSETSSLAKASDIVLLVPNEQEACPLGLAPTTSTLMQLALGDALAVALLEARNFTAGDFRVFHPGGKLGASLTLVSDIMHTGDRVPLVIRGTAMPEAVGVLSRKHFGCVGILDEDGRLCGIVTEGDLARNLSRNLAELTVDDIMTRTPKTVKKSVLATSALATLEKFHIGALIVVDDDNRPIGLVHFHDLLRIGVA, from the coding sequence ATGATTACGCGCGCCGTCAAACTGGTCGAAGACAATGCCATCTCATCCGCTGTGCGGACGATTTCGATGGAGCGCGCTGGTCTTGCCGCCCTTGAGGCCGCTCTCACCAACGGTCTTTCCGAGCCTTTCTGCAAGGCGATTGAGACAATCGGCCAGTCGAATGGCCGTCTCATCATCACCGGGGTCGGTAAAAGCGGCCATATCGGCGCAAAGCTCGCCGCCACTTTCGCCTCCACCGGCACACCGGCGTTTTTTGTACATGCGGCCGAGGCCAATCATGGCGATCTGGGCATGATCGGTGGCGACGATGTGGTTCTGGCGATCTCCAAAGGTGGTGAAAGTGCTGAACTGCGCAGCATCATCAACTATTCGCGCCGCTTCTCCATTCCGCTGATCGCACTCACCTGTTCCGAGACTTCATCGCTGGCGAAGGCCTCCGATATCGTGCTGCTGGTCCCCAATGAACAGGAAGCCTGTCCGCTTGGTCTGGCACCCACCACTTCCACCTTGATGCAGCTGGCGCTGGGTGATGCCCTTGCCGTGGCACTTCTGGAGGCCCGCAATTTCACTGCCGGTGATTTCCGGGTGTTTCATCCCGGCGGCAAACTGGGCGCCAGCCTGACACTGGTCAGCGATATCATGCATACCGGCGATCGTGTGCCGCTGGTGATCAGGGGAACAGCCATGCCGGAAGCGGTCGGCGTTCTCTCCCGTAAGCATTTCGGCTGTGTCGGCATTCTGGATGAGGATGGCCGTCTGTGCGGCATCGTCACCGAGGGTGATCTGGCCCGCAACCTGTCGCGCAACCTCGCCGAATTGACGGTGGACGATATCATGACCCGTACTCCGAAGACGGTCAAAAAATCGGTGCTGGCGACCAGCGCGCTGGCGACACTGGAAAAATTCCATATCGGCGCGCTGATCGTGGTGGATGATGACAACAGGCCGATCGGCCTTGTGCATTTCCACGATCTGTTGAGAATCGGCGTGGCCTGA
- a CDS encoding PAS domain-containing protein, translating to MNSVSNIKQVGFYCWDITNDQFYLDEVCAELFGIPLRQAMQGISIFQMLEKVHLDHRNRVIETALITLKAASFYNQEYAVRRDDGSVSWVRTVGRYLVDEENIPFKRLGTIEEISPPDLRH from the coding sequence ATGAATTCCGTTTCGAACATCAAGCAGGTCGGTTTTTATTGCTGGGATATTACCAACGACCAATTCTATCTGGATGAGGTCTGTGCGGAACTCTTCGGAATTCCGCTAAGACAGGCGATGCAGGGCATCAGCATTTTTCAAATGCTTGAAAAAGTACATCTGGATCATCGAAATCGTGTGATCGAGACCGCTTTGATCACCCTGAAGGCGGCAAGCTTTTACAATCAGGAATATGCCGTGCGCCGGGACGATGGTTCGGTATCATGGGTAAGGACAGTCGGGCGATATCTGGTCGATGAAGAAAACATCCCTTTCAAGCGGCTGGGAACGATCGAGGAAATCTCTCCGCCGGACCTGCGGCACTAA
- the uppP gene encoding polysaccharide biosynthesis protein UppP, translating to MNVKGAATRLQTSRKAATLLLACTLLCSTTTNLFAQTTVTATPLLPGTAPAGDGTTSATPATGVGAAADAEQAAPAAAAPAPQQLWRPSNNPGDPIYEQQDDAGQPYAEAENPYEPTVDGGENPQIATEPGQTPGIRLGTFLLRPAISQTINTEKQTNTGGPSRRNYLTTGIRGTLTSDWSRHALTVTGDGAWERNFGGDKDGEEPRARIEADLRLDLGEETKANLKAGYEFSREDTTDPNALTGAAVQGGEHRFTTGASIERDFGKLRGLAALDLSRTVYTDAKGLDGRPISLSDRDQNGANLRGRIGYELSPALIPFLELNAGKTKYDSRLDNSGYARSSNSYGAKIGTEVDLGEKTRGEAAIGYLRKQYDDDRLASIGALTLDGELNWSPQRGTNVNLGLRTTIEDFAGGPQGGWISYRLDAGLTHELRNNLVARLTGQIVHRTFPSSDIENAVEYTAGAGLTWGLNRYLDLTADVSYQWTPVYDSNEFRVGAGLVLKR from the coding sequence ATGAATGTGAAGGGCGCCGCCACACGTCTGCAGACGTCGCGGAAAGCAGCAACCCTGTTGCTTGCCTGCACGCTTCTTTGCTCCACCACGACAAACCTTTTCGCCCAAACCACCGTTACAGCCACCCCCTTATTGCCCGGCACCGCTCCCGCCGGCGACGGAACAACTTCGGCCACCCCGGCAACGGGCGTTGGAGCAGCGGCGGATGCAGAACAGGCTGCACCTGCGGCCGCCGCGCCTGCGCCACAGCAGCTCTGGCGCCCCTCGAACAATCCCGGCGACCCGATTTACGAACAGCAGGACGATGCGGGCCAACCCTATGCCGAGGCTGAAAACCCCTATGAACCGACGGTGGATGGCGGTGAAAATCCGCAGATAGCGACTGAGCCTGGCCAGACCCCCGGCATCCGGCTCGGCACATTCCTGCTGCGTCCCGCAATCAGCCAGACCATCAACACGGAAAAACAGACAAATACCGGCGGTCCCTCCAGACGCAACTATCTGACAACAGGCATCCGCGGCACGCTTACCAGCGACTGGTCCCGCCACGCGCTGACCGTGACGGGCGACGGCGCCTGGGAGAGAAACTTCGGTGGCGACAAGGATGGCGAAGAGCCCCGGGCGCGGATAGAGGCCGATCTGCGCCTCGATCTCGGCGAAGAGACGAAGGCCAATCTCAAAGCCGGTTACGAGTTCAGCCGCGAAGACACGACGGACCCCAATGCTCTGACCGGCGCTGCCGTGCAGGGCGGTGAGCACCGTTTCACGACTGGCGCGTCGATAGAGCGGGATTTCGGCAAGCTGCGTGGGCTTGCGGCGCTCGATCTCTCCCGCACGGTCTATACGGATGCGAAAGGCCTTGATGGCCGGCCGATCAGCCTCAGCGATCGCGACCAGAACGGTGCGAACCTGCGCGGGCGCATTGGTTACGAATTATCGCCGGCGCTGATCCCGTTCCTGGAACTGAATGCGGGAAAGACCAAATATGACAGTCGGCTGGATAATTCCGGTTACGCCCGCTCCTCCAATTCCTATGGTGCGAAGATCGGAACCGAGGTCGATCTCGGCGAAAAGACCCGTGGCGAGGCCGCCATCGGTTATCTGCGCAAGCAATATGATGACGACCGTCTTGCCTCCATCGGCGCCTTGACGCTGGACGGCGAACTCAACTGGTCGCCGCAGCGCGGAACGAATGTCAATCTCGGCCTGCGCACGACGATTGAGGATTTTGCCGGCGGTCCGCAGGGCGGCTGGATTTCCTATCGGCTGGATGCCGGGCTTACCCACGAATTACGCAACAATCTGGTCGCACGTTTGACGGGACAGATCGTGCACCGCACATTCCCCTCCTCCGACATCGAGAATGCCGTGGAATATACGGCAGGTGCCGGTCTAACGTGGGGGCTGAACCGCTATCTAGACCTGACCGCCGACGTCAGCTACCAGTGGACGCCGGTTTATGACAGCAACGAATTCCGCGTCGGTGCAGGACTTGTCCTGAAGCGGTAA